From a single Pirellulales bacterium genomic region:
- a CDS encoding Rieske 2Fe-2S domain-containing protein translates to MAEFQTVARVGEIPEGEGRCFEVRGQMIAVFLVDGKYSAIYDTCPHMGASLAAGYVENGGVTCPWHAWRFCVTSGTWLDNPTSTIRQETFETRIAGDEIQVRVPDEISTSGFRA, encoded by the coding sequence CAGAGTTTCAGACGGTGGCCCGCGTCGGCGAAATTCCCGAGGGCGAGGGCCGATGCTTCGAAGTTCGCGGCCAGATGATCGCCGTCTTCCTCGTCGACGGCAAATACTCGGCGATCTACGACACCTGCCCGCACATGGGGGCCTCGCTGGCCGCCGGTTACGTCGAAAACGGCGGCGTCACCTGCCCCTGGCACGCCTGGCGATTCTGCGTCACCAGCGGCACGTGGCTCGACAATCCCACCTCCACCATCCGCCAGGAGACGTTCGAAACCCGCATCGCCGGCGACGAAATTCAGGTTCGAGTCCCAGATGAAATAAGTACGTCAGGCTTTCGAGCCTGA
- a CDS encoding NUDIX domain-containing protein, translating to MTKQSSGTLLYRNADGQLQVLLVHPSGNYNRGKPWSIPKGLPDPGEDLEAAARRETLEETGVAAGELQPLGSIQYQKSGKQIHCFTGPAPEDARPECASWEVDRAEFVPIEQARTLLHPDQVPFLDRLEKLLKTV from the coding sequence ATGACCAAACAATCCTCCGGAACACTGCTCTATCGCAATGCCGACGGCCAACTCCAGGTGCTTCTCGTGCACCCCTCCGGCAACTACAACCGCGGAAAGCCCTGGAGCATCCCCAAAGGCCTTCCCGATCCCGGTGAAGATCTCGAAGCAGCCGCCCGCCGCGAAACGCTCGAAGAGACCGGCGTCGCTGCCGGCGAATTGCAACCGCTGGGATCAATTCAATACCAGAAAAGCGGCAAGCAGATCCATTGCTTCACCGGCCCCGCCCCGGAAGACGCCCGCCCCGAGTGCGCTTCATGGGAAGTCGACCGCGCCGAATTCGTCCCGATCGAGCAGGCGCGAACGCTTCTTCATCCCGACCAGGTCCCATTTCTCGACCGGCTGGAGAAACTGCTCAAAACCGTTTAA